The Amycolatopsis sp. QT-25 genomic sequence AAACCCTCGTCGGGCATCGCCAGGAAGAACGAATCCTCACTGATCTGACTGGCGTGCGCGCGCATCGCCGCCCGCTTGTGGGACAGGTACGCGGTGACGTCGACCCTCGCCGTCAGGATCGCTTCCGGCTTGCCGAACTCGACACCGCCGTCGAAGTCGGGCAGGTCCTCGGCCTTCATCTGCCCCGTCCGCACCGCCTCCTCCATGCCGCGGCGCATCTCGTCACCGTTGCTCGTCGCCTCGTAGACCCGCGGCGTGCCCGCCAGCTCGGCCGCGCGCATGCCGACGCGGTGCACCTGGATGTGGTCCGGATGCCCGTAGCCGCCGTTGTCGTCGTAGACGGTCAGGACGTCGGCCTGCTCCTCGCGCAGGATCTCGGCCAGCCGCTGCGCGGCCTCCTCGACGTCGGCCTGCCAGAACGTGCCGGGCACGTCGTTGCGCGGCTCGCCCATCATGCCGGAATCGGTGTACCCCAGGAACTCCACCCGCTTGGCCCCCAGTACCTCGGCGGAAGCGTGCGTCTCCTGCACGCGGCGCTGCCACAACTCCTCTCCGTCGTCGAGGAACCCGTCCGGCACCTCGCCGACCTCCCCCCTGGTCGCGACGACGAGCACGACACGGTGACCTTCCTCGAAGGCCTTGCGCATGACGCCACCCGCGACGATGCACTCGTCGTCGGGGTGGGCGTGAAAACTCACCAATGTGGCCATGGTGGGGAAACTACCGGGAGGCACCGACATATTCCGGCGAATGGCCTGCTGCGTCTCAAGCCGGGAACGCCCGCCCGAGGAACTCCAGCGTCAGCGCCCAAGCCGCCGCGGCGGGCCCGGGCTGATGGAACATCGGCGCCACGTGGTTGTGGAACGCGTGTCCCGCGCCTTCGTGGATGTGGATCTCCGCCCCGTCGTGGGAAGCGACCGCGCCGGCCAGCCGACGCATCCCCTCGACGGGAATGTAGGGATCCGCGCCGCCGAACTGGAACTGGATCGGGCAGGTGATCTCGTCCAGCAACGGAAGTTGTTCGGGTACCCGGGAGCCGTAGTACGAGACCGCGACGTCCGGGTCGCCTTCGGCGGCGGCCGCGTAGGCCATCGAGCCGCCGAGGCAGAACCCGAAGACGCCGGCGCGGCCGTCGGTTTCGGGCAGCGCGCGCAGCGTCGCCAGGGTCGCGAGGACGTCGGTGACCGCGCGTGCCGGGTCGAGTTCGCCGGAGACCGCCATCGACGCCGAGACCCCGGCTTCGTCGTGCGTGGCCGACCAGCCGGGGGCGATCCGCCAGAACAGTTCGGGCACGGCGACGACGTAGCCGAGGGCGGCCAGGTCGGCGGCGACCGATTCGAGGTAGTCGTCGAGGCCGAAGATCTCCTGGATCAGCACCAAGCCCGGGCCGGAGCCGGATTCGGGCAGCCAGAGCGGGGCGTCGAACGAGCCGTCGGCGACGGTCACCTCGGTCATCGGGTTCCTTCCAGTGCGCGTACGAGGCAGTCCGCCACGAGAGCCGCCTGCGTGCCGTCGGGGTCGAGGTCGGGATCGAAGATGGTCAGCTCCAGCCCGGCGGCGCCGGGGATCGCGAGCAGGCCGCCGAGAAGGTCCACGAGCCTGTCCGGGCTGAGCCCACCGGGATCGGGACTGTCCACAGCGGACACGAATTCCGGGTCGAGGGTGTCGATGTCGACGTGGATCCAGAAACCGTCCAACGGCGCGAAGATCTCGCGAGCTGCGGCGAGGGCGCCGTCGGTGCCGGACGCCATGATCTCCTGGCTGGTCACGATGCGGAGCCCGGCTTCCCGCGCCTCTGCGGACTCCTCCGCGCGAACGCCGAGCACGAGGACGTCTTCGTCGCGGACGTACGGGCGCAGACCGTCCACATCGGCCAGTTCCGGCTGACCGCGGCCGGTCACGACGGCGAGCGCTTCACCGCCGACGGAGGAGACGTGAGCGGAGTTGCCGAGGTGCCGGAAGTCGTCGTGCCCGTCGAAGTAGACGATGCCGAAGCGGCCTTCGCGACGCAGGGTCAGCATCGCGGCGAGCGCGATCGAGCAGTCGCCGCCGAGCACGACCGGGAACCCGCCGTCCGCACGGATCTTCGCGAGCCGTCCGGCGAGTGCCTCCGTGTAGGCCGCGATCCCGGCCGCGTTGCGCACGCCGCCATCGCCCGGAGCCCAGGCGGGCAGATACCGCGGCGGAGTGACGACACCGCCCTCTCTTGCGCCCAGCCGGGTGAGCAGACCGTGGTCACGCAGCGCGCCCGGTGCCTTGTGGCACCCCGGGACCACCCCTTCGGCGGGCGGGCGCAGGCCGAGATTGGACGGTGCGTCGAGCAGTACGAAATTCCCCATGCGCCCACCGTAGTAGCGACGCCTCGTGCCCCGCCGTCCGTCCCTGGGGGCGGCGGACGCGGGCTCGTCGTCCCGTTCGCGCACGCGCGGGCGGGGGTCAGCCGGTCACCTGGTAGCCCGAAGTCCGGTTCCGCCCGGTGTTCTTCGCCTCGTAGAGCGCCCGGTCCGCGACGGCGAGCACGGTGTCCAGGTCGGCGACGCCCGGCCGGTCGGCGAGGCCGATCGACACGGTGACGTGCTCGGGCAGGTCGTCGGCGCGGGAGGCCACGCTCGACCGGATTCGTTCCGCGATCGCGTGGGCGTGCACGGCGGACGTGCCGGGCAGCAGGACGACGAACTCCTCCCCGCCGAACCGCCCGACCAGATCCGTGCCGCGCACCTCGGTGCGCAGGGTCTCCGCGATCGCCGCCAGGTACCGGTCGCCGACCAGATGCCCGTGGCGGTCGTTGATCAGTTTGAACCGGTCGACGTCCACCATCAGCAGGCTGGTGTGCCGCCCCGCGCGCCCCGCGCGGTCGAGTTCGTCGGCGGCGGCCTCACGCCACGCCTTGGCGTTGAGCAGCCCGGTCTTGGCGTCGCTGCGTGCCTGCCGTCTCAGCTGCCGCAGCAGCACGCCGCGGTGCAGCACCAGCGTGATCCCGACGACCAGCAGCAGCATCACCGGCCAGTCCCGCAGCGCCCACGCCACGATGATCCCGAGCGCGATCGTCGCCGCTTCGAGCGCGTACTCGAACGGCTTCGCCAGCGCGTCGCGCAGGCGCTCGTGCGGGGTGCCGTAGTACACCGCGACCGTCATGAACACGGTGTTGACCAGCAGGAACACCCCGCCCGCCGCGATCACCGAGCCGAACGAGGAGGTGTCGCGGGGAAGGACGTCGAACGGGGCCGCGTACCGGGAGAGGAAGGCGGCTGACGCGAAGCCCGCGAGCACGGTCGCCGAAGCGGAGAACGTGCGCCGGAACAGCGGGTTCGGCTGTCCGCGGAACCAGCGGTAGAAGAACGACACGGCGATGACCAGCGCGGCGAGTGCCGGGTGCACCAGCAGCACGGCGGCGAAGGTCCAGACACTGTCGAGCGAGATGTGCGGCGTGCCCGCGAACCGTTCCCGCACGCGCTCCACCGGACGGGACAATTCCGTGTACAGCACGGCGCTGGTGATCAGGACCGCGAAGGGGATCGCGTCGCCGTGGGTGACCGGGACGCGGACGAGAAACCAGGCGGATCCGGCGATCGCCGCGACGTCCATCAGGAGGACGAAGCCGATCAAACCGCGGTGGGGTAGCCGCCACAGCGCCCAATTCGTTAGCGCCACGGTGACGAACGTAACCGGCTGGATACCCGGTGTCACTACGCTGTCCGGGTAGGCGTGGGTGCACCACGCGTGACCGGCATCGGGGAAGTGGAGGGGGTGAGCTCCATGCGCGGGCAGAACTGGTGAACACCCGGTTCCGGTCAAAGGGGGTGAAGCGGGGCCACGTGGCGCCAAGCCCGGGTGGCCGGAACAGCCACTACGAGACCGGCGAGTGCGATGACCGAGACCGTCGTCGCGGGTGAACCGAGTACGCCGACGAGCAGGCCGCCGGCGATCAGCCCGATTCCCTGCACGGCGACGAGTCCCGACCCGGCGAGGCCGAAAGCCTGGCCTCGTTCGGTGTCGGGTACCAAGCGCATGAACGTGGTGCTCGCGGTGACCTGGTAGGCCGCGCACATCCCGGACAGCACGAGCAGTCCGGCGGCGTAGGGGAGCGAGGGCCGGAACCAGAACGCCGCGAGCGGCACGATCGCGCCGAGCGCCAGCCGTCCGACCAGGCGCAACCGGACCGCGGGCCGCACCAGGCGGCCCAGCACGAACACCCCGAGCACGATCCCCGCGGGATGCGCCGCGAGCAGCAGTCCCGCCGTCACCGCCCCGCCGCCGATCTCCACGGCGTAGGGCACGGCGAGCCCTTCCGGCACGATCACGAACCCGGCCAGCCACGCGAGACCGACCAGTGCCCGCAACCGGCGGTCGTGCCAGATCGTGCGAGCGCCCGCACGAAGCCGCCGCAGGGTCGACGTCGCGGGGTCTCGCGCACCCGTCGCGGGGCGGGCGCGGACACCGAGGCGCAGGACGATCGCCGAAACACCGAACGTGACCGCGTCGAGAGCGAGCCCCCGGCCGGTCCCGACCGCGGCGATCACCGCGCCGCCGAGGGCGAACCCGGCGAGCTGGCCGATCTGGTTGGTGATCTTCAGCAGTGACTGGCCGAGGACGTACTGATCCCCGCTGAGCACCGACGGCAGGACCGCGGCCTGCGCGGCGGTGAACGGCGCGTTGGCCAGTTGCACCACCACCAGCACGGCGGCGAGGACGGGCAGCGGGATGCCGGGGACCGCGAGCACCGCGACCAGGAGTGCCCGGACGACGTCGGAGCAGACCATCACCGCGCGGCGCGGGAACCGGTCGGCCAGTCCGCCGAGCACCGGCCCGCCGATCAGATCGGGGAGGTAGGTGAGCGCGTAGGTCAGCGCGGGCCACGTCGCCGAACCGGTTCGCTCGAACACCAGCACCGACAGGGCGACCCTGGCCACCTGGTCCCCGAGGATCGACTGGAGCTCCGCGAACCAGATCGCCCGCAGTTCGCCGACCGCGAGAAGCCGCCGGAAGGTCGCCTGGGAACTCACGAGGTGACCACCACCGCTCGGCCGGGTGAGTCACTCAGCGTACCGCCACGGACGCGGGTGGTGAACCGTCAAGCGGCTGAAGGGCGCCTTCCCCGCATGTGCTGTGGGGGAAAGCGCCCTTCAGCGCGTAAGACGAGGGGAAAGTCCCCTTCAGCCCGGAGGGATCACTCCGTGCCGCAGGTGATCTTCGGCTGCGGGTTGTAGTGCACGTTCCGGGTGTGGCGCCGGATCTCGCGGCCGCTCGCGGCGTCCTTGATGACCCGGGTGTCCGACGTGGTGAAGCCGGGCGCGCCGTTGCTGGGCTTGCAGTTCTCGGCGGGGCCGGGCTTCGTCGGCGGCTCGGACGGGTTGGAGCGACCGCCCGGGATCGACTCGACGGTGTACTTCTTGGTGCCCCACAACCGGATCGTGATGTCCGACGGCGTCCAGATGGTCTGGATCGCGACACCGGTGTCACCGTCGTTGGTGAACTTGAGGTCGATCACGCTGCCGCCGCTGTGGTTCTGGAACACGGTCGCCTCGCGCGCGGCGGGGTAGCGGCTGATGTAGTAGCTGTGTTCCTTGTGCTCGGTGTCCTTCATCCCGGCGAAGTACGAGGCGTTGTACAGCGTGGTCGCGAACTGGGAGATCCCGCCGCCGACCTCGCGGCCGGGTGCGCCGTCCTTGATGACACCGGCCTCGACGTAGCCCTGCGCCGCGCCACGCGGCCCGGTGAACCCGTTGAGGCTGAACGTCTCACCCGGTTTCACGATGGCGCCGTTGACCTTCTGCGCCACGACCCGGATGTTCGTCCCCGAATCCGGCGCGAACCCACCGGTCTTGAATTCGCTGACGACCTCTTTGATGCCGAGCTGGTTCGCCTGCTCGGTGGTCACCTTGGCCGGGGTCTTCTTGTAGGTCACCGGCAGCTCGCGGGGCGCCGCGCGCTTGAGCACCTCGAGCACCGGCTTGAGGCTGACCTCCCAATCGACGACGTTGGCGTCCTCGGAGGGCTGGACGGTCGGCTTGCCGCCTTCGAAGACGATCTGCGCGTCCTTGCCCTCCTTCTCGGTGGATTTCAGCTGCGGGCCCGCGGCCTCGATGATCTTGTTGTTGTCCACCTTCGGGTTCAGCACGCCGCCGTCGGCGGCTTCGAAGGTCAGCGCGCCCGCGATGCCCACGGGTTTGACGACCGCGTCCTTGCCTTCGCCCTTGATGACCACCGGCGACGCCACGGCGGGCTTCGCGATCTGCTCGAGAGCGGCGTGAACGGCCTCCGGCGAGACCTTGACCGGCGTCTGGGTGACCGGGAGCGTCAGCGGCTCACCACTCGCCCAGCGGTCCAGGATCGTCTGCTTGGCGGCCTCGACGTCGAGTTTCTGCCCCGCTTTGGGCTCGACGGCGACCGGCTTGGCTTCCTCGAACCGGACGGTGCCCTCGACGGGGTCACGGTCGACGTTGCCCCGCAGGTTCTCCAACGCGGCGGTGAGCTTGGCGTCGTCGGTCTGCGTGACGACACCGACCTCGGTGGTCGAGAAGAACGACGCGATCCGCGTGAACGGGTTCAGCGGCTGATCGCCCGCCTGATCCAGGGTGGCGGGCCAGTCGAGGCGCAGGCCCGCGTCGTTCGGCGCCAGCGACTCCTCGGCGTCACCCACGGTGATCTTCACCGGCCGGGTCAGCCGCGGCTCGATGCCACCCCGGAGCTCCTTCTCGGCCGCCGCGCGGTCCATCCCGCCGACGTCGACCCCGGCGACGGTGACGCCGCGAGGCACGCTGCCCTGGGAGACCAGCACATCGAGGGCGTACGCGACGACCAGCAGGCCGAGCACGCCGCCGCCGACGAGGGCGGCCTTGCGGTAGCTGCGACGGCGTTTCGGTGGCGCGGGCTCCTCCGGCGTGGCAGACTCCGCGAACCCGGGCGTGACGACCGGGAGCACATCCGTCTGCTCGGCATGGGACTCGGGCCAGCGCGGTTCCTGCGGCAACTCTCCACCCTCCACGGTCCGGCGAGGCCGGGCGTCGTGATCGAACATCCGGGCCTTCCACACGTTCCGGACGTGGCTTCAAGATACGGGGCGCGTTTCGGGGCCGTGCAACTCGCCCGGTTGGGTGAGCAGGTCACTCCGTCGGGTGGTCACTGCGCGTCAGTTTCCGGATTTTCGTCTGCTTCCCCGAGAAACCCGAAGTCACAGCCTCGCCGGCTGGCGTGATGTGTTCGGAGCGCAACACGCCGTAACCTCTTTCGTGGCGTCGGAGCGGTGGGTCCACTGTGCCCGGTGGTGTTGCGATTTCGCATCATCGACGCGGCCGGCCGGTGCCGCTCATCCGGGCGTCGAGAACGCGGCCGCCTTGACCGGCAGGTGATCAGGCAGCGGCGGTATCCCGTGCCGAGTGGGCCGATCCGGCACGGCGCCGGCACGGGATCGCGGCGAAATCCTCGTGATCGCGGTTCCCGTCCGTCGTACCGGTTCGGGAGAACGCGCGAGCCACACTCCAGTTCGGACGGTCTTCCGCGGGGACGAAGATGCCAGGCACACGCGCGCCCCGCGGATTTCTTTCGGCCGATTCCGGTGGCTGCGGTACGCACCGAAATCTGAGATCTCAGATACGATCGACTGGTGACGTCGGCCTTCGCTTTGCCTGCCTCACGCACCGAAGTGGTGCTGGAGGAGATCCGCCGCGGCATCCTCAGCCGGGAACTGCAGCCCGGTCAGCCGTTGGTCGAGGCCGAACTCGCGGCCCGGCTCGGCGTGTCGAAGACGCCGGTCCGCGAGGCGCTCAAGGTGCTGGCGAACACGGGACTCGTGCTGTTCAGCCCGTACAAGGGTGCTTCGGTGTGCGTGGTGGACGCGGAGCTGGCGAAGTCCGTTTACGACGTCCGGATGGTGCTGGAGCCCGAAGCGGTGCGGCGGTCGGTGGAACGCCGGGCACCGGACTTGCTCGAAGACGCGGCGAAAGCGGTGAAGGAGGCGTCGGCGGCGATCTCGGCCAAGGATCAGGCCGTGCTCAGCCTGCTCGACCGCCGGTTCCACCGCGCGCTCTACCGTGGCTGCGGCAACCCGGTGATGGTCTCGATGTTGGACGATCTCAGGGACCGTGCCGCGCTGGTCTCCGTGGCCGGCCGGGGGACGAATCCCAGCCGGCGCAAGGAATGGACCGAGCGCAAGGCGGTGCTGGCGGCGGCGAAGAAGGGCGACGCAGAGGGGGCGGCCGGGCTGCTGCGTGCCCATATCGGCGACTTCCTGGATCGGATCCTCGACGCGATCGGAGACGAATGATGCGGCTGCTGCTCATCGCCGACACACACCTGCCCTTGCGCGCGAAGGTGCTGCCGGACCAGGTCTGGCGCGAAGCCGAAGCGGCGGACGTCGTCGTCCACGCCGGCGACTGGGTCGAGGCCGCCCTGCTGGACGAACTCGAAGCCCGAAGCAAGCGGCTCATCGGGGTCTACGGCAACAACGACGGCGCGGATCTGCGGGCACGGCTCCCCGAGGTCGCGCGGGCGGAACTCGACGGCGTCCGGCTCGCGGTCGTCCACGAAACCGGGGGCAAACAGGGGCGCGAGCGTCGCTGCGACGACCAGTTCCCGGACACCGACGTGCTCGTGTTCGGGCACAGCCACATCCCGTGGGACACGGTCACGCCGAACGGGCTGCGCCTGCTGAACCCCGGGTCGCCGACCGACCGGCGGCGGCAGCCGTTCTGCACGTATCAGACCGCCGGGATCCACGGCGGCGAGGTGCGCGACGTCGTTCTGCATGAGCTGCCTCTCCGCCGCTGAGGGGGTAGACAGGTAGCCATGGAACCGGAGCAGGCGTTGAGGGAGATCGCGTTCCGGCTGGAACGCGCGGGCGAGCCGACCTACCGGGTACGGGCCTTCCGGCAGGCGGCCTCGGTGATCGCCAAGGTCGAACCGGACGACCTGCGCGAACGTGCCGAGGCGGGCACGCTGACCGCCTTGCCGAACATCGGCAAGGCGACAGCGGCCGTGGTCGAAGACGTCCTCGCCGGACGACGGCCCGCCTATTTCGAGAAGATCGGCGAGCCGAAGCTGCCCGACGGCGGTCGGATGCGGGCGGCGTTGCGCGGCGACTGCCACACCCATTCGGACTGGTCCGACGGCGGGAGCCCGATCGAGGAGATGGCCGAGGCCGCCCGCGCGCTCGGCCACGAATGGATGGTGCTGACCGACCACTCACCGCGCCTGACCGTCGCCAACGGTCTCTCACCCGAGCGGCTGCGGCGGCAGATGGACGTCGTCGCGGAGCTGAACGAGACCACGGCGCCGTTCCGGATCCTGCACGGCATCGAGGTCGACATCCACCTCGACGGCACGCTCGACCAGGAGGAAGAACTGCTGGAGCGGCTGGACTTCGTCGTCGCGAGCGTGCATTCGAAGCTGCGGATGCCCGCGAGGGAGATGACGCCGCGGATGCTCGCCGCCGTCCAGCATCCGCGGGTGCGGGTGCTGGGGCACTGCACCGGACGGCTGGTGACGGGCGGCCGCGGGAAACGGCCGGAGTCGGAGTTCGACGCGGAGGCGGTGTTCGCCGCGTGCCGGGACAACGGCGTCGCCGTCGAGATCAACTCGCGTCCCGAGCGCCGGGACCCGCCGACGCGGTTGCTGAACCTGGCCGTGGACCTGGGTTGCGACTTCGCGATCGACAGCGACGCGCACGCGCCGGGCCAGCTGGACTGGCTCGTCCACGGCTGCGCGCGGGCCAACGAACTGGGGATCGAGCCGGATCGGGTGATCAACACGCGGACCGCCGAGGACCTGCTGGCGTCGTGACCGCGTCCGGCCGGCGGGCATGGGCGTCAGGCCACCGCCGGTCACCGCCGGTCGCCGGTGTAGACGACGGCGGCGCTCACGGCGTCCACCCCCGAGATCAGCTCGGCGAGCGCCCTGGGGAGATCCCGGTGCGTGACCTCGGCCCAGGTCCGCAGGCCGGCACGGTCGAGTTCCGGTTCGCAGAAGTCGTCGAGACCGATGGTCCAGGCCAGCAGGGCCAGGCAGACCGAATGCGGATCCGGCTGTTCGGTGCCGAGGACGGCCGCCCTCGACTTGCTGCGCGCGGCCGTCGACATCAGCAGATCCCGCGGCGGGTACCGGTGATTCTTCCGCATGAGCATCCGGTCGGTCTCCCGGTCGATCACTCCCGCGGTGAGCAGATTTCCCGCGACCGTTTCCCCGAGATCGTGACGCAGATGGGTGACCCATTCCCGGACGGTGTGCGGCTCGCGTTCGCGGAGGATTTCCGAAAACACCCGATCCAGCGGGGGATGTGCGAGACCGCGCCGGGTCAGCGGCCGGATTCGCTTGCTCTCCACGGTGATCCGCTCGGCGAGAAGGAGGTCGCAGAGCGCGGAACCGGCCATTCCGATACCGAGTCCCGTGCGGCGCAGCGCGGGCTTTCCGGTGAACTCGTCGTGCGCGAGGAAGAACAGGGAATCGACCAAGGTCAGCCGACGCATCAAGGGCACGCCCCCCGGCGTTGTGGTGCGGGACGGCCAAGGTAGCGGTAGCGCGGGTGCCGCTGCGACCCGAGGTCCGTTTTTAGCCTGAACGGACGTACCTCGCCGGGGTGCCCGGCCCTAGGGTGGGATGGCTCTCGCAAGATCAAGAGCCTTCAGCGCCAAACCGACGTCCGGGGGGACGGGTTCATGGGTACGCAAAGACCGCGGCGCGGTCTCGGCCATCGACGGCTCGGAGCCGCGCAAATCGTCTTCTTCGTGGTGGCCGCGGCGGGTCCGCTCTTCGCCATCGCGGGCGGGGTCCCGACGAACTACGCGGTCACCGGCAGTGTCGGGGTGCCGCTGTCGTTCCTCCTGCTCGCCCCGATCCTGGGGTTGTTCGCGGTCGGTTACTCCGCGATGAGCCGCTACATCACCAACGCGGGCGCGTTCTACCCCTACGTCGCCAACGGGGTCGGCAAATCCACCGGCGCCGGGATCGCGTTCGTCACGCTGTTCTCCTACAACGCCATCCAGATCAGCATCTACGGCCTGTTCGGCTGGTCGGTGTCGACGTGGCTGGGCACCCTCACCGGGTCTCCGCCACCGTGGTGGCTGTGCGCGCTGGTGATGGTGCTGGTCGTCGGCGCGCTCGGGGTGCTGCGGGTGGACCTCAACGCCAAGGTGCTCGGGGTGGCGCTGTGCCTCGAGGTCGCCGTCGTCGCGATCGTCGACATCGCGTTGTTCGCGAATCCGGCGGGCGGCAGCGTCTCCTGGGTTCCGCTGGAGCCGTCGAGCCTGTTCACCACCGGGGTGGGCGCGGTGTTCGCGTTCTCCGCCGCCGCGTTCGTCGGCTTCGAGGGCGCGGCGACCTACGGTGAGGAGACACGGGAACCCAGCCGCACGGTCGGCCGGGCGACGTTCGCCGCGATCGGTCTCACCGCCGTGCTCTACGTCGTCTCGTCGCTCGCGCTGGCCGTGGGCACCGGGCCGGACGTCATCGTCACGACCGCGGCCGCCCAGGGCCCGGATCTGCTGTTCACCCTGGCCGGACAGCATCTCGGCGACACGTTCTCCGACGTCGCGTACACGCTGTTCGTGACCGGGCAGTGCGCGGCGCTGCTGAGCTTCCACAACGCCGTCGCCCGGTATTTCTTCGCGCTGGGCAGGGAAGGGCTGCTACCGCGCTCGCTGGCCAAGACCAGCAAACGCACCGGCGCGCCGGTGGCCGGTTCGCTCGCGCAGACCGCGCTCGCCCTGGTGGTCGTGTCGTTGTTCGCGCTCGGGGGCCGCGATCCGGTGACCGAACTGTTCACCTGGCTCGGCGCGACGGCGTCCACCGGGGTCGTGGTGATCATGATCGCCGTCTCGCTCTCGGTGATCGGCTTTTTCAAACGGCGCCGTCGCGCCGAAAGCGCCTGGCGCCGCTGGATCGCGCCGGGGCTGGCGATCCTCGCGTTGTCGGCCGTCCTCGCGTTGATCCTGCTCAACTTCGACCTGCTGCTCGGCCCCGCCGGGACGTTCCTGTTGCGCTGGGGTTTGCCCGGTCTCGTGCTCGTCGCGGTGCTGGTCGGCTTCCTGCGCGCGGAAATGTTGCGGACCAGGGATCCGGAGACGTATGCCGCCATCGGTGGTCCGCTCGAAGACGAGGGCGCCGAACCCACCGGGCTCAGCGCGGGCCGATGACCGCCCGCGCCGCCGGACCGTCCGAAGTGGACGCCGGGCTGTCCGAGGTCTTTCACGACGACCCGGTGAACTCCCTGTGGCGGGACCCGCGCGGAATCCTTCGTCGATTCGTCTATAAAGGACTGGTAAAGTAGCGGTCAGATGACGACGAACCGTGCCCCCGCACCACGGCACCGTTCCGTCTTCTTTCTCCTGATCCTGCTCGTCTTCGCCTTCGTCACGCCGACCGTCCCCCACGGGCACAGCCGGGCCGCGACGGAGGATTCGGTCGCCGTCTTCGCGACCCATCCGCTGCCCGCTTTCCACGGCGGGCAAGCCGTCCCCCTCGCCGACGTGCCCGCCGAAACGGCGACCGTCGACCTTCTCGACGCCGACGACGCCCCTGAGCAG encodes the following:
- a CDS encoding GGDEF domain-containing protein; translated protein: MALTNWALWRLPHRGLIGFVLLMDVAAIAGSAWFLVRVPVTHGDAIPFAVLITSAVLYTELSRPVERVRERFAGTPHISLDSVWTFAAVLLVHPALAALVIAVSFFYRWFRGQPNPLFRRTFSASATVLAGFASAAFLSRYAAPFDVLPRDTSSFGSVIAAGGVFLLVNTVFMTVAVYYGTPHERLRDALAKPFEYALEAATIALGIIVAWALRDWPVMLLLVVGITLVLHRGVLLRQLRRQARSDAKTGLLNAKAWREAAADELDRAGRAGRHTSLLMVDVDRFKLINDRHGHLVGDRYLAAIAETLRTEVRGTDLVGRFGGEEFVVLLPGTSAVHAHAIAERIRSSVASRADDLPEHVTVSIGLADRPGVADLDTVLAVADRALYEAKNTGRNRTSGYQVTG
- a CDS encoding dienelactone hydrolase family protein, coding for MTEVTVADGSFDAPLWLPESGSGPGLVLIQEIFGLDDYLESVAADLAALGYVVAVPELFWRIAPGWSATHDEAGVSASMAVSGELDPARAVTDVLATLATLRALPETDGRAGVFGFCLGGSMAYAAAAEGDPDVAVSYYGSRVPEQLPLLDEITCPIQFQFGGADPYIPVEGMRRLAGAVASHDGAEIHIHEGAGHAFHNHVAPMFHQPGPAAAAWALTLEFLGRAFPA
- a CDS encoding PHP domain-containing protein; this translates as MEPEQALREIAFRLERAGEPTYRVRAFRQAASVIAKVEPDDLRERAEAGTLTALPNIGKATAAVVEDVLAGRRPAYFEKIGEPKLPDGGRMRAALRGDCHTHSDWSDGGSPIEEMAEAARALGHEWMVLTDHSPRLTVANGLSPERLRRQMDVVAELNETTAPFRILHGIEVDIHLDGTLDQEEELLERLDFVVASVHSKLRMPAREMTPRMLAAVQHPRVRVLGHCTGRLVTGGRGKRPESEFDAEAVFAACRDNGVAVEINSRPERRDPPTRLLNLAVDLGCDFAIDSDAHAPGQLDWLVHGCARANELGIEPDRVINTRTAEDLLAS
- a CDS encoding PIG-L family deacetylase, producing MATLVSFHAHPDDECIVAGGVMRKAFEEGHRVVLVVATRGEVGEVPDGFLDDGEELWQRRVQETHASAEVLGAKRVEFLGYTDSGMMGEPRNDVPGTFWQADVEEAAQRLAEILREEQADVLTVYDDNGGYGHPDHIQVHRVGMRAAELAGTPRVYEATSNGDEMRRGMEEAVRTGQMKAEDLPDFDGGVEFGKPEAILTARVDVTAYLSHKRAAMRAHASQISEDSFFLAMPDEGFAQAFGVEWFIRAGQGPGITETDLMAGL
- a CDS encoding metallophosphoesterase; translated protein: MRLLLIADTHLPLRAKVLPDQVWREAEAADVVVHAGDWVEAALLDELEARSKRLIGVYGNNDGADLRARLPEVARAELDGVRLAVVHETGGKQGRERRCDDQFPDTDVLVFGHSHIPWDTVTPNGLRLLNPGSPTDRRRQPFCTYQTAGIHGGEVRDVVLHELPLRR
- a CDS encoding GntR family transcriptional regulator, producing the protein MTSAFALPASRTEVVLEEIRRGILSRELQPGQPLVEAELAARLGVSKTPVREALKVLANTGLVLFSPYKGASVCVVDAELAKSVYDVRMVLEPEAVRRSVERRAPDLLEDAAKAVKEASAAISAKDQAVLSLLDRRFHRALYRGCGNPVMVSMLDDLRDRAALVSVAGRGTNPSRRKEWTERKAVLAAAKKGDAEGAAGLLRAHIGDFLDRILDAIGDE
- a CDS encoding MFS transporter; translated protein: MSSQATFRRLLAVGELRAIWFAELQSILGDQVARVALSVLVFERTGSATWPALTYALTYLPDLIGGPVLGGLADRFPRRAVMVCSDVVRALLVAVLAVPGIPLPVLAAVLVVVQLANAPFTAAQAAVLPSVLSGDQYVLGQSLLKITNQIGQLAGFALGGAVIAAVGTGRGLALDAVTFGVSAIVLRLGVRARPATGARDPATSTLRRLRAGARTIWHDRRLRALVGLAWLAGFVIVPEGLAVPYAVEIGGGAVTAGLLLAAHPAGIVLGVFVLGRLVRPAVRLRLVGRLALGAIVPLAAFWFRPSLPYAAGLLVLSGMCAAYQVTASTTFMRLVPDTERGQAFGLAGSGLVAVQGIGLIAGGLLVGVLGSPATTVSVIALAGLVVAVPATRAWRHVAPLHPL
- a CDS encoding VanW family protein; translated protein: MFDHDARPRRTVEGGELPQEPRWPESHAEQTDVLPVVTPGFAESATPEEPAPPKRRRSYRKAALVGGGVLGLLVVAYALDVLVSQGSVPRGVTVAGVDVGGMDRAAAEKELRGGIEPRLTRPVKITVGDAEESLAPNDAGLRLDWPATLDQAGDQPLNPFTRIASFFSTTEVGVVTQTDDAKLTAALENLRGNVDRDPVEGTVRFEEAKPVAVEPKAGQKLDVEAAKQTILDRWASGEPLTLPVTQTPVKVSPEAVHAALEQIAKPAVASPVVIKGEGKDAVVKPVGIAGALTFEAADGGVLNPKVDNNKIIEAAGPQLKSTEKEGKDAQIVFEGGKPTVQPSEDANVVDWEVSLKPVLEVLKRAAPRELPVTYKKTPAKVTTEQANQLGIKEVVSEFKTGGFAPDSGTNIRVVAQKVNGAIVKPGETFSLNGFTGPRGAAQGYVEAGVIKDGAPGREVGGGISQFATTLYNASYFAGMKDTEHKEHSYYISRYPAAREATVFQNHSGGSVIDLKFTNDGDTGVAIQTIWTPSDITIRLWGTKKYTVESIPGGRSNPSEPPTKPGPAENCKPSNGAPGFTTSDTRVIKDAASGREIRRHTRNVHYNPQPKITCGTE
- a CDS encoding arginase family protein, whose amino-acid sequence is MGNFVLLDAPSNLGLRPPAEGVVPGCHKAPGALRDHGLLTRLGAREGGVVTPPRYLPAWAPGDGGVRNAAGIAAYTEALAGRLAKIRADGGFPVVLGGDCSIALAAMLTLRREGRFGIVYFDGHDDFRHLGNSAHVSSVGGEALAVVTGRGQPELADVDGLRPYVRDEDVLVLGVRAEESAEAREAGLRIVTSQEIMASGTDGALAAAREIFAPLDGFWIHVDIDTLDPEFVSAVDSPDPGGLSPDRLVDLLGGLLAIPGAAGLELTIFDPDLDPDGTQAALVADCLVRALEGTR